Proteins encoded together in one Microcaecilia unicolor chromosome 3, aMicUni1.1, whole genome shotgun sequence window:
- the NKX2-4 gene encoding homeobox protein Nkx-2.4 yields the protein MSLSPKHTTPFSVTDILSPIEETYKKFGGMDGAGNLSSPLGAYRQNQISQAGMQQHAMGHNATVATTYHMPHSVSQFSHSAMGGYCNGSIGNMGDIPSYQDTMRNGATATGWYGANADPRYSTISRFMGPSTGMNMAGMGTLTGIAEAAKSMAPLHATPRRKRRVLFSQAQVYELERRFKQQKYLSAPEREHLASMIHLTPTQVKIWFQNHRYKMKRQAKDKVTQQLQQENNLCQQQSPRRVAVPVLVKDGKPCQNSSSISTSAQPQQNGSSGAPDLEEMSPSPPILHNQVASMAQMDTSSVDYNGGMVNPNLLYGRTW from the exons ATGTCTTTGAGCCCAAAGCATACGACGCCCTTTTCAGTGACTGACATCCTGAGTCCCATTGAAGAGACATACAAGAAGTTTGGTGGCATGGACGGCGCAGGAAACCTGAGCTCTCCTCTGGGAGCATATCGACAAAACCAGATTTCTCAGGCAGGGATGCAGCAGCACGCCATGGGCCACAATGCCACCGTGGCTACCACCTACCACATGCCACACAGCGTATCCCAATTCTCGCACAGTGCCATGGGAGGCTACTGCAATGGGAGCATTGGCAACATGGGAGACATCCCTTCTTACCAAGACACCATGAGGAACGGTGCAACTGCTACAGGCTGGTACGGAGCCAATGCAGACCCCAGATACTCGACAA TTTCTAGATTCATGGGACCTTCCACCGGTATGAACATGGCTGGCATGGGCACTCTGACAGGCATAGCCGAGGCTGCTAAGTCCATGGCCCCTCTCCACGCAACCCCGAGGAGAAAAAGAAGAGTCCTCTTCTCTCAAGCACAAGTATACGAACTAGAAAGGAGATTCAAACAACAAAAATACCTCTCTGCTCCTGAAAGAGAGCACCTGGCTAGTATGATTCACCTTACCCCAACTCAAGTCAAGATCTGGTTTCAAAATCACAGGTACAAAATGAAAAGACAAGCAAAGGATAAAGTCACCCAGCAGCTTCAGCAAGAAAATAATCTGTGTCAGCAACAGTCACCTCGGAGGGTGGCAGTACCAGTTTTAGTAAAAGATGGAAAGCCCTGCCAAAACAGCTCCAGCATATCAACGTCTGCTCAGCCCCAACAAAACGGTTCCAGCGGA GCTCCAGACTTAGAAGAGATGTCGCCGAGTCCTCCGATTCTCCACAATCAAGTTGCCAGCATGGCTCAGATGGACACATCGAGTGTAGATTATAACGGAGGCATGGTGAACCCGAACCTGCTCTATGGCAGGACGTGGTAA